In the Kitasatospora terrestris genome, one interval contains:
- the prcA gene encoding proteasome subunit alpha: protein MSTPFYVSPQQAMADRAEYARKGIARGRSVVVLTYADGIVFVAENTSRALHKVSEIYDKIAFAAVGRYNEFENLRIGGVRYADLRGYSYDRADVTARGLANVYAQTLGTIFSSVGEKPYEVELVVAEVGRTGEDDQIYRLTPDGSVVDEKNYVAIGGSSDSIGSYLGQRHRGGMGLAEALRIAVDGLARDPNGGAARTLTPGQLEVAVLDRQRFQQRKFKRILGSQLERLLSGDETAAAEDQAADDSE from the coding sequence GTGTCGACACCGTTCTACGTCTCGCCCCAGCAGGCCATGGCGGACCGCGCGGAGTACGCCCGCAAGGGCATCGCCCGCGGCCGGAGCGTGGTCGTGCTCACCTACGCCGACGGCATCGTCTTCGTCGCCGAGAACACCTCCCGCGCCCTCCACAAGGTCTCCGAGATCTACGACAAGATCGCCTTCGCGGCGGTCGGCCGCTACAACGAGTTCGAGAACCTGCGCATCGGCGGCGTCCGCTACGCCGACCTGCGCGGCTACTCCTACGACCGGGCCGACGTCACCGCCCGGGGCCTGGCCAACGTCTACGCCCAGACCCTCGGCACCATCTTCTCCTCGGTCGGCGAGAAGCCGTACGAGGTGGAGCTGGTCGTCGCCGAGGTCGGCCGCACCGGCGAGGACGACCAGATCTACCGGCTCACCCCGGACGGCTCGGTCGTCGACGAGAAGAACTACGTCGCGATCGGCGGCAGCTCCGACTCGATCGGCAGCTACCTCGGGCAGCGCCACCGGGGCGGCATGGGCCTCGCCGAGGCGCTGCGGATCGCGGTGGACGGCCTCGCCCGGGACCCGAACGGCGGCGCCGCCCGGACCCTCACGCCGGGCCAGCTGGAGGTGGCGGTGCTCGACCGCCAGCGCTTCCAGCAGCGGAAGTTCAAGCGCATCCTGGGCAGCCAGCTGGAGCGGCTGCTCAGCGGGGACGAGACGGCGGCCGCCGAGGACCAGGCGGCCGACGACTCCGAGTGA
- the dop gene encoding depupylase/deamidase Dop encodes MTVRRVMGIETEYGISVPGHPNANAMLTSSQIVNAYAAAMHRARRARWDFEEENPLRDARGFDLAREVADASQLTDEDIGLANVILTNGARFYVDHAHPEYSSPEVTNPRDAVLWDKAGERIMAEAAQRALELPNGQQIHLYKNNTDNKGASYGTHENYLMKRATPFADIVRHLTPFFVCRQVVTGAGRVGIGQEGGADGFQLSQRADYFEVEVGLETTLKRPIINTRDEPHADAEKYRRLHVIIGDANLSEISTYLKLGTTSLVLAMIEDGFIAVDLAVDQPVRTLHRVSHDHALTQLIQLRSGRKLTAVQLQMEYCELARKYVEDRYGDDADEQTVDVLARWEDVLGRLERDPMSLSRELDWVAKKEVLEGYRQRDGLDWDSPRLQLVDLQYSDVRPDKGLYNRLVARGRFERLLTEDEVDRAVGKPPEDTRAYFRGRCLEQYADHVAAASWDSVIFDLPGRDSLQRVPTLEPLRGTKEHVKELLDRCRTAEDLVRVLSGG; translated from the coding sequence ATGACCGTACGGCGCGTGATGGGGATCGAGACCGAGTACGGCATCTCCGTACCGGGCCACCCGAACGCCAACGCCATGCTCACCTCGTCCCAGATCGTCAACGCCTACGCGGCGGCGATGCACCGGGCCCGCCGGGCCCGCTGGGACTTCGAGGAGGAGAATCCGCTGCGCGACGCCCGGGGCTTCGACCTGGCCCGCGAGGTGGCGGACGCCAGCCAGCTCACCGACGAGGACATCGGCCTGGCCAATGTCATCCTCACCAACGGGGCCCGGTTCTACGTGGACCACGCCCACCCCGAGTACAGCTCGCCCGAGGTGACCAACCCGCGCGACGCCGTGCTCTGGGACAAGGCGGGCGAGCGGATCATGGCCGAGGCGGCGCAGCGCGCCCTGGAACTGCCCAACGGCCAGCAGATCCACCTCTACAAGAACAACACCGACAACAAGGGCGCCTCCTACGGCACCCACGAGAACTACCTGATGAAGCGGGCGACGCCGTTCGCCGACATCGTCCGCCACCTCACGCCGTTCTTCGTCTGCCGCCAGGTGGTCACCGGCGCCGGCCGGGTCGGCATCGGCCAGGAGGGCGGCGCGGACGGCTTCCAGCTGAGCCAGCGGGCGGACTACTTCGAGGTCGAGGTCGGCCTGGAGACCACCCTCAAGCGCCCGATCATCAACACCCGCGACGAGCCGCACGCCGACGCCGAGAAGTACCGCCGGCTGCACGTGATCATCGGGGACGCCAACCTCTCCGAGATCTCCACCTACCTCAAGCTCGGCACCACCTCACTGGTGCTGGCGATGATCGAGGACGGCTTCATCGCCGTCGACCTGGCCGTCGACCAGCCGGTCCGCACCCTGCACCGGGTCTCCCACGACCACGCGCTGACCCAGCTGATCCAGCTGCGCAGCGGCCGCAAGCTGACCGCGGTGCAGCTCCAGATGGAGTACTGCGAGCTGGCCCGCAAGTACGTGGAGGACCGCTACGGCGACGACGCCGACGAGCAGACCGTCGACGTGCTGGCCCGCTGGGAGGACGTGCTGGGCCGGCTGGAGCGCGACCCGATGAGCCTGTCCCGCGAGCTGGACTGGGTGGCCAAGAAGGAGGTCCTGGAGGGCTACCGCCAGCGCGACGGGCTGGACTGGGACAGCCCGCGGCTGCAGCTGGTCGACCTGCAGTACAGCGACGTGCGCCCCGACAAGGGCCTGTACAACCGTCTGGTGGCGCGCGGCCGGTTCGAGCGGCTGCTGACCGAGGACGAGGTCGACCGGGCCGTGGGCAAGCCGCCGGAGGACACCCGGGCGTACTTCCGCGGCCGCTGCCTGGAGCAGTACGCGGACCACGTCGCGGCGGCCTCCTGGGACTCCGTGATCTTCGACCTGCCCGGTCGGGACAGCCTCCAGCGCGTTCCCACCCTGGAGCCGCTGCGCGGCACCAAGGAGCACGTGAAGGAGTTGCTGGACCGGTGCCGCACGGCCGAGGACCTGGTCCGGGTGCTGTCCGGAGGGTAA
- a CDS encoding ferredoxin yields the protein MAGTGEALEVWIDQDLCTGDGICAQYAPDVFELDIDGLAYVKGEDDELRQQPGETAPVPLTLLQDVVDSAKECPGDCIHVRRVSDGVEVYGPDAE from the coding sequence ATGGCGGGGACGGGCGAGGCGCTCGAGGTGTGGATCGACCAGGACCTGTGCACCGGTGACGGCATCTGCGCGCAGTACGCGCCGGACGTCTTCGAGCTGGACATCGACGGCCTGGCGTACGTGAAGGGCGAGGACGACGAGCTGCGCCAGCAGCCGGGCGAGACCGCGCCGGTGCCGTTGACGCTGCTTCAGGACGTGGTGGACTCCGCCAAGGAGTGCCCGGGCGACTGCATCCACGTGCGCCGGGTCTCGGACGGCGTCGAGGTGTACGGCCCCGACGCCGAGTAG
- a CDS encoding WYL domain-containing protein: MAIGKAERLMNLALCLMNTRRPLSKKELRESIEAYREAWQQGSEDAFNRMFERDKDDLRELGLVIDVDENALDGEIGYLARRDRNRLPEIALDAEEAAALTLAARVWQQAKMSGAASGALQKLRAAGVPFTEEQGHTALEPRIPAREAAFEPLLTAARERRPVTFDYRKAGAATPELRSVEPWALECWRGHWYLAGWDRDRADARVFRLSRITGKVRSRAGTFTGTVPEHVDVRAYVARFAGEGATGTATVRLRRGAAFPLSTRALSSTAVDEQWDELEIPYGNGLGADLAEFGPDVIVIGPDDLRADVIDRLRAVAGVSQGE, translated from the coding sequence ATGGCGATCGGCAAGGCCGAGCGGCTGATGAACCTCGCCCTGTGCCTGATGAACACCCGTCGGCCGCTCTCCAAGAAGGAGCTGCGCGAGTCGATCGAGGCGTACCGCGAGGCCTGGCAGCAGGGCAGCGAGGACGCCTTCAACCGGATGTTCGAACGGGACAAGGACGACCTGCGCGAACTCGGACTGGTCATCGACGTCGACGAGAACGCCCTGGACGGCGAGATCGGCTACCTGGCTCGCCGCGACCGCAACCGGCTGCCCGAGATCGCGCTGGACGCCGAGGAGGCCGCCGCGCTCACGCTGGCCGCCCGGGTCTGGCAGCAGGCCAAGATGTCCGGCGCCGCCAGCGGCGCCCTGCAGAAGCTGCGCGCCGCCGGCGTCCCGTTCACCGAGGAGCAGGGCCACACCGCCCTGGAGCCGCGCATCCCGGCCCGCGAGGCCGCCTTCGAGCCGCTGCTCACCGCCGCCCGCGAGCGCCGCCCGGTCACCTTCGACTACCGCAAGGCCGGCGCGGCCACTCCCGAGCTGCGCTCGGTCGAGCCCTGGGCGCTGGAGTGCTGGCGCGGCCACTGGTACCTGGCCGGCTGGGACCGCGACCGGGCCGACGCCCGGGTCTTCCGGCTCTCCCGGATCACCGGCAAGGTCCGCTCCCGGGCCGGCACCTTCACCGGCACCGTCCCCGAGCACGTGGACGTCCGCGCCTACGTCGCCCGCTTCGCCGGAGAGGGCGCGACCGGCACCGCGACCGTCCGGCTGCGCCGCGGCGCCGCCTTCCCGCTCTCCACCCGCGCGCTGAGCTCGACCGCCGTCGACGAGCAGTGGGACGAGCTGGAGATCCCGTACGGCAACGGCCTGGGCGCCGACCTGGCCGAGTTCGGACCCGACGTGATCGTGATCGGCCCCGACGACCTGCGGGCCGACGTGATCGACCGGCTGCGCGCCGTCGCCGGCGTTTCCCAGGGGGAGTGA
- a CDS encoding FKBP-type peptidyl-prolyl cis-trans isomerase → MRRIAGLLVVPLAVLLAACSSGSSNSSGASPSGTPTAAEVPSPVASASPMPTVTGNFGTKATINLPEGQPSGQFVVSTVSEGEGATVAKGDWVTVNYTAKDWTTGKDLASSYDSGGKPQLYQAGNGQLVPAFDQSVLGKKVGSRLLVVAPPAAGFGSQGSSALNVGKDDTVVFVLDLMQSVPQDSTLSGTMTEPPPTAPQVKDNGKAAPTITIPAGQAPPTELQTYVLIKGDGKEVKAGQQLVVQYTGVTWADGKQFDSSWNHGGAQALQVGTGSLIKGWDQGLVGQTVGSRVELVVPPSLGYGDQASGSIPANSTLVFVIDILEAV, encoded by the coding sequence ATGCGTCGAATCGCCGGCCTGCTGGTCGTCCCCCTTGCCGTGCTGCTTGCCGCGTGCAGCAGCGGATCCAGTAACTCCTCCGGGGCCAGCCCGTCGGGCACGCCGACCGCCGCCGAGGTGCCGAGCCCGGTGGCCTCGGCCTCGCCGATGCCGACGGTCACCGGGAACTTCGGGACCAAGGCGACGATCAACCTGCCCGAGGGGCAGCCCAGCGGCCAGTTCGTGGTCAGCACGGTCAGCGAGGGCGAGGGCGCCACGGTCGCCAAGGGCGACTGGGTCACCGTCAACTACACCGCCAAGGACTGGACCACCGGCAAGGACCTGGCCAGCTCCTACGACTCCGGCGGCAAGCCGCAGCTGTACCAGGCCGGGAACGGCCAGCTGGTGCCCGCCTTCGACCAGAGCGTGCTCGGCAAGAAGGTCGGCAGCCGGCTGCTGGTGGTGGCCCCGCCGGCCGCCGGCTTCGGCAGCCAGGGCTCCAGCGCGCTCAACGTCGGCAAGGACGACACCGTGGTCTTCGTGCTGGACCTGATGCAGTCGGTCCCGCAGGACTCCACCCTCTCCGGCACGATGACCGAGCCGCCGCCCACCGCCCCGCAGGTGAAGGACAACGGGAAGGCCGCGCCCACCATCACGATCCCGGCCGGCCAGGCCCCGCCCACCGAACTGCAGACGTACGTGCTGATCAAGGGCGACGGCAAGGAGGTGAAGGCCGGCCAGCAACTGGTGGTCCAGTACACCGGCGTCACCTGGGCGGACGGCAAGCAGTTCGACTCGTCCTGGAACCACGGCGGCGCGCAGGCGCTGCAGGTCGGCACCGGGAGCCTGATCAAGGGCTGGGACCAGGGGCTGGTCGGCCAGACCGTGGGCAGCCGGGTCGAGCTGGTCGTCCCGCCGTCGCTCGGCTACGGGGACCAGGCCAGCGGGTCGATCCCGGCCAACTCCACCCTGGTCTTCGTGATCGACATCCTGGAAGCGGTGTAG
- the arc gene encoding proteasome ATPase, whose amino-acid sequence MAAHDDDYNRSPGRPARGSDEAAQVSYLEQEIAVLRRKLAESPRSSRILEERIVELQTNLAGVTAQNERLAATLREARDQIVALKEEVDRLAQPPAGFGTFLTANEDGTADIFTGGRKLRVNVSPSVELDDLRRGQEVMLNEALNVVEAMEFESIGDIVTLKEVLEDGERALVTGHTDEERVVRLAEPLRALTLRPGDALLLEPRSGYVYEVVPKSEVEELVLEEVPDIDYRQIGGLAGQIEQIRDAVELPYLHADLFKEYELRPPKGVLLYGPPGCGKTLIAKAVANSLAKKVAEVTGRPQGKSYFLNIKGPELLNKYVGETERQIRLVFQRAREKASEGTPVIVFFDEMESLFRTRGSGVSSDVENTIVPQLLAEIDGVEGLENVIVIGASNREDMIDPAILRPGRLDVKIKIERPDAEAAKDIFSKYLKDSLPFHADDLKEHDGSVPGTVAAMIQSVVERMYSETEDNRFLEVTYANGDKEVLYFKDFNSGAMIQNIVDRAKKMAIKDFLDHGQRGLRVSHLLAACVDEFKENEDLPNTTNPDDWARISGKKGERIVFIRTLVTGKQGAESGRSIDTVANTGQYL is encoded by the coding sequence GTGGCAGCCCACGATGACGACTACAACCGCAGCCCCGGCAGGCCGGCTCGTGGTTCCGACGAGGCCGCGCAGGTCTCGTACCTCGAGCAGGAGATCGCCGTGCTGCGGCGCAAGCTCGCGGAATCGCCCCGCAGCTCGAGGATTCTCGAGGAGCGGATCGTCGAGCTCCAGACCAACCTGGCCGGTGTGACCGCCCAGAACGAGAGGCTCGCCGCCACCCTTCGCGAGGCCCGCGACCAGATCGTGGCCCTCAAGGAAGAGGTGGACCGGCTCGCCCAGCCGCCCGCCGGGTTCGGCACCTTCCTCACCGCCAACGAGGACGGCACCGCCGACATCTTCACCGGCGGCCGCAAGCTCCGTGTCAACGTCAGCCCGAGCGTCGAGCTCGACGACCTGCGCCGCGGCCAGGAAGTCATGCTCAACGAGGCGCTGAACGTGGTCGAGGCGATGGAGTTCGAGTCCATCGGCGACATCGTCACCCTCAAGGAGGTCCTCGAGGACGGCGAGCGCGCGCTGGTGACCGGGCACACCGACGAGGAGCGGGTGGTCCGGCTCGCCGAGCCGCTGCGCGCCCTCACCCTGCGCCCCGGCGACGCGCTGCTGCTGGAGCCGCGGTCCGGCTACGTGTACGAGGTGGTCCCGAAGTCCGAGGTCGAGGAGCTGGTCCTCGAGGAGGTCCCGGACATCGACTACCGGCAGATCGGCGGTCTGGCCGGCCAGATCGAGCAGATCCGGGACGCGGTCGAGCTGCCGTACCTGCACGCCGACCTCTTCAAGGAGTACGAGCTGCGCCCGCCCAAGGGCGTGCTGCTCTACGGCCCGCCCGGCTGCGGCAAGACGCTGATCGCCAAGGCGGTCGCGAACTCGCTGGCCAAGAAGGTCGCCGAGGTCACCGGCCGCCCGCAGGGCAAGAGCTACTTCCTCAACATCAAGGGCCCCGAGCTGCTCAACAAGTACGTGGGCGAGACCGAGCGGCAGATCCGCCTGGTCTTCCAGCGGGCCCGGGAGAAGGCGAGCGAGGGCACGCCCGTCATCGTCTTCTTCGACGAGATGGAGTCGCTGTTCCGCACCCGCGGCTCGGGTGTCAGCTCGGACGTGGAGAACACCATCGTCCCGCAGCTGCTGGCCGAGATCGACGGTGTGGAGGGCCTGGAGAACGTCATCGTCATCGGCGCCTCCAACCGCGAGGACATGATCGACCCGGCGATCCTGCGGCCCGGCCGCCTGGACGTCAAGATCAAGATCGAGCGGCCGGACGCCGAGGCGGCCAAGGACATCTTCTCCAAGTACCTGAAGGACTCGCTGCCGTTCCACGCGGACGACCTGAAGGAGCACGACGGGTCGGTGCCGGGCACCGTCGCCGCGATGATCCAGTCGGTGGTCGAGCGGATGTACTCGGAGACCGAGGACAACCGCTTCCTGGAGGTCACCTACGCCAACGGTGACAAGGAAGTCCTGTACTTCAAGGACTTCAACTCCGGCGCGATGATCCAGAACATCGTGGACCGGGCGAAGAAGATGGCCATCAAGGACTTCCTCGACCACGGCCAGCGCGGCCTGCGCGTCTCCCACCTGCTCGCCGCCTGCGTCGACGAGTTCAAGGAGAACGAGGACCTCCCCAACACCACCAACCCGGACGACTGGGCCCGGATCTCCGGCAAGAAGGGCGAGCGGATCGTCTTCATCCGCACGCTGGTCACCGGGAAGCAGGGCGCCGAGTCCGGCCGCTCCATCGACACCGTCGCCAACACCGGACAGTACCTGTAG
- a CDS encoding ubiquitin-like protein Pup, whose product MAGKDTDGGQQRANRSSEEVEEQAAETQASDELKERQEKLNDDVDAVLDEIDEVLESNAEDFVRGFVQKGGE is encoded by the coding sequence ATGGCTGGTAAGGACACCGACGGCGGCCAGCAGCGGGCCAACCGCTCTTCCGAGGAGGTCGAGGAGCAGGCTGCGGAGACGCAGGCGTCCGACGAGCTCAAGGAGCGCCAGGAAAAGCTCAACGACGACGTGGACGCCGTCCTGGACGAAATCGACGAGGTCCTGGAATCCAATGCGGAGGATTTCGTCCGCGGATTCGTGCAGAAGGGCGGCGAGTAG
- the prcB gene encoding proteasome subunit beta: MEANLTGTGRLPAAFLTPGSSSFLDFLSAHQPELLPGRRTLPEGLTVEAPHGTTIVSAVFDGGVVIAGDRRATMGNVIAQRDIEKVFPADEYSAVGIAGTAGLAVEMVRLFQLELEHYEKIEGTVLSLEGKANRLTTMIRSNLAMAMQGLAVVPIFAGYDLDLGRGRIFTYDVTGGRSEERGFAATGSGSVFARGSMKKLYRDDLTAEQAATLAVQALYDAADDDSATGGPDLARKIFPIVSVITEDGFERLSEERVSQIAVSITDQRREHPNGPQAPLL; encoded by the coding sequence GTGGAAGCCAACCTCACCGGCACCGGGCGTCTGCCGGCTGCCTTCCTGACCCCCGGGTCCTCGTCGTTCCTCGACTTCCTCTCCGCCCACCAGCCGGAGCTGCTGCCCGGCCGCCGCACCCTCCCCGAGGGCCTGACGGTGGAGGCGCCGCACGGCACCACCATCGTCTCGGCGGTGTTCGACGGCGGCGTGGTGATCGCCGGTGACCGCCGGGCCACCATGGGCAACGTGATCGCCCAGCGCGACATCGAGAAGGTCTTCCCGGCCGACGAGTACAGCGCGGTCGGCATCGCCGGCACCGCGGGCCTGGCGGTCGAGATGGTCCGCCTGTTCCAGCTGGAGCTGGAGCACTACGAGAAGATCGAGGGCACCGTGCTCTCGCTGGAGGGCAAGGCCAACCGGCTCACCACGATGATCCGCTCCAACCTGGCGATGGCCATGCAGGGCCTGGCCGTGGTGCCGATCTTCGCGGGGTACGACCTGGACCTCGGCCGGGGCCGGATCTTCACCTACGACGTCACCGGCGGCCGCTCCGAGGAGCGCGGCTTCGCCGCCACCGGCTCCGGCTCGGTCTTCGCCCGCGGCTCGATGAAGAAGCTGTACCGCGACGACCTGACCGCCGAGCAGGCCGCCACCCTGGCCGTCCAGGCCCTCTACGACGCGGCCGACGACGACTCCGCCACCGGCGGGCCGGACCTCGCCCGCAAGATCTTCCCGATCGTCTCGGTGATCACCGAGGACGGCTTCGAGCGCCTCTCCGAGGAGCGGGTCTCGCAGATCGCCGTCTCCATCACCGACCAGCGCCGCGAGCACCCCAACGGGCCGCAGGCCCCGCTCCTCTAG
- a CDS encoding FKBP-type peptidyl-prolyl cis-trans isomerase translates to MSLTKPEIDFPGGDAPAELQIRDIVVGDGAEAKAGATVEVHYVGVTFASGEEFDASWNRGQTFRFPLGGGRVIKGWDQGVEGMRVGGRRELIIPPHLAYGNQSPSPLIPAGSTLIFVVDLLGV, encoded by the coding sequence GTGAGCCTTACCAAGCCGGAGATCGACTTCCCGGGCGGCGACGCCCCGGCGGAGCTGCAGATCCGCGACATCGTGGTCGGCGACGGTGCCGAGGCCAAGGCCGGTGCCACGGTCGAGGTCCACTACGTGGGTGTCACCTTCGCGTCCGGGGAGGAGTTCGACGCCTCCTGGAACCGCGGTCAGACCTTCCGCTTCCCGCTGGGCGGCGGCCGGGTCATCAAGGGCTGGGACCAGGGCGTCGAGGGCATGCGGGTCGGCGGTCGGCGCGAGCTGATCATTCCGCCGCACCTGGCCTACGGCAACCAGTCGCCGAGCCCGCTCATCCCGGCCGGCTCCACGCTGATCTTCGTCGTGGACCTGCTGGGCGTCTGA
- a CDS encoding FKBP-type peptidyl-prolyl cis-trans isomerase gives MSEKPSSPGEADLTGGLRAGDGESIVVPQSLVTPQAGWGQVPSQGQASAEQKDAPPQVFASTQRRQEISEAGYDENPPGVGRLGVILGTVLAVLLVGSGVTLYLVNKDDGKPAAKPAAAPSSQAPTEEAVPPIKDNAKVLPTVTGDFGTKATITVPKEAAGGDFVVKELTAGNGTKVEKGTWVTADFTALNWNTGKEIEGSYGDGGKPQLFQADSGKLIAALDKVVTGHKAGSRLLVVAPPAAAFGPQGSQEMGVGPKDTLVFVLDVRNANAPGAVLSGDMTAPPADMPKVKDNGTKPADITPVPGTPAVTELKSHVLIQGKGRKIGSGEKVLVQYTGALYADGKKFDSSLDRGQAFSFVTGGGGVIEGWDKGVTGQTVGSRIELVIPASLAYKDQATGGIPANSTLVFVIDILDAGVGAADQ, from the coding sequence ATGTCTGAGAAACCGTCGAGCCCGGGCGAGGCCGACCTCACGGGCGGCCTCCGGGCCGGGGACGGCGAGTCGATCGTCGTCCCGCAGTCCCTGGTGACGCCGCAGGCCGGCTGGGGCCAGGTCCCGTCGCAGGGCCAGGCGTCCGCCGAGCAGAAGGACGCGCCGCCGCAGGTGTTCGCGTCGACCCAGCGCCGCCAGGAGATCTCCGAGGCCGGCTACGACGAGAACCCGCCCGGGGTGGGCCGCCTCGGGGTGATCCTCGGCACCGTGCTGGCCGTGCTGCTGGTCGGCTCCGGCGTCACGCTGTACCTGGTCAACAAGGACGACGGGAAGCCCGCCGCCAAGCCGGCCGCCGCGCCGAGCTCGCAGGCCCCCACCGAGGAGGCCGTCCCGCCGATCAAGGACAACGCCAAGGTGCTGCCCACGGTCACCGGCGACTTCGGGACCAAGGCGACCATCACCGTGCCCAAGGAGGCCGCCGGCGGCGACTTCGTGGTCAAGGAGCTGACCGCGGGCAACGGCACCAAGGTCGAGAAGGGCACCTGGGTCACCGCCGACTTCACGGCGCTGAACTGGAACACCGGCAAGGAGATCGAGGGCTCGTACGGCGACGGCGGCAAGCCGCAGCTGTTCCAGGCCGACTCCGGCAAGCTGATCGCCGCCCTCGACAAGGTGGTGACCGGCCACAAGGCGGGCAGCCGCCTGCTGGTGGTGGCTCCGCCGGCCGCCGCGTTCGGCCCGCAGGGCAGCCAGGAGATGGGCGTCGGCCCGAAGGACACCCTGGTGTTCGTCCTGGACGTCCGCAACGCCAACGCGCCCGGCGCGGTGCTCAGCGGAGACATGACGGCCCCGCCGGCCGACATGCCGAAGGTCAAGGACAACGGCACCAAGCCGGCCGACATCACCCCGGTCCCCGGCACCCCCGCGGTGACCGAGCTCAAGTCCCACGTGCTGATCCAGGGCAAGGGCCGCAAGATCGGCTCCGGCGAGAAGGTGCTGGTGCAGTACACCGGCGCGCTCTACGCGGACGGCAAGAAGTTCGACTCCTCGCTCGACCGCGGCCAGGCGTTCAGCTTCGTCACCGGTGGCGGCGGCGTCATCGAGGGTTGGGACAAGGGCGTCACGGGGCAGACCGTGGGCAGCCGGATCGAGCTGGTCATCCCCGCCTCGCTCGCCTACAAGGACCAGGCGACCGGTGGCATCCCGGCCAACTCGACGCTGGTGTTCGTGATCGACATCCTGGATGCGGGCGTCGGCGCCGCCGACCAATAG
- the pafA gene encoding Pup--protein ligase, translated as MDRRIFGLENEYGVTCTFRGQRRLSPDEVARYLFRRVVSWGRSSNVFLKNGARLYLDVGSHPEYATPECDDVTELVTHDKAGERILEGLLVDAERRLHEEGIAGDVYLFKNNTDSAGNSYGCHENYLVARHGEFSRLADVLIPFLVTRQLICGAGKVLQTPRGAVYCVSQRAEHIWEGVSSATTRSRPIINTRDEPHADAERYRRLHVIVGDSNMSETTTLLKVGATDLVLRLIEAGVVMRDLTLENPIRAIREVSHDLTGTHQVRLANGREASALDIQEEYYSKALEFAERKGINTGTIARVLDLWGRTLEAVRTEDLARVGDEIDWIMKYRLIERYRDKHQMTMSNPRVAQIDLAYHDIHRRRGLFYLLQNKGQAQRVSTDLKTFQAKSVPPQTTRARLRGDFIRRAQEQRRDFTVDWVHLKLNDQAQRTVLCKDPFRSVDERVEKLIAGM; from the coding sequence ATGGATCGCCGAATTTTCGGGCTGGAGAACGAGTACGGCGTCACGTGCACGTTCCGGGGGCAGCGCCGGCTGTCCCCGGACGAGGTGGCCCGGTACCTCTTCCGCCGCGTGGTCTCCTGGGGCCGCAGCAGCAACGTCTTCCTGAAGAACGGCGCCCGCCTCTACCTGGACGTGGGCTCCCACCCCGAGTACGCCACCCCCGAGTGCGACGACGTCACCGAGCTGGTCACCCACGACAAGGCCGGCGAGCGGATCCTCGAGGGCCTGCTGGTCGACGCCGAGCGGCGGCTGCACGAGGAGGGCATCGCCGGCGACGTCTACCTGTTCAAGAACAACACCGACTCGGCCGGCAACTCCTACGGCTGCCACGAGAACTACCTGGTCGCCCGGCACGGCGAGTTCTCCCGGCTGGCCGACGTGCTGATCCCCTTCCTGGTCACCCGCCAGCTGATCTGCGGCGCCGGCAAGGTGCTGCAGACCCCGCGCGGCGCGGTCTACTGCGTCAGCCAGCGGGCCGAGCACATCTGGGAGGGCGTCAGCTCCGCCACCACCCGCTCCCGGCCGATCATCAACACCCGGGACGAGCCGCACGCCGACGCCGAGCGCTACCGGCGCCTGCACGTCATCGTCGGCGACTCCAACATGTCGGAGACCACCACCCTGCTCAAGGTCGGCGCCACCGACCTGGTGCTCCGGCTGATCGAGGCCGGCGTGGTGATGCGCGACCTCACCCTGGAGAACCCGATCCGGGCGATCCGCGAGGTCAGCCACGACCTGACCGGCACCCACCAGGTCCGCCTCGCCAACGGCCGGGAGGCCAGCGCCCTCGACATCCAGGAGGAGTACTACTCCAAGGCCCTGGAGTTCGCCGAGCGCAAGGGCATCAACACCGGCACCATCGCCCGCGTCCTCGACCTGTGGGGCCGCACCCTGGAGGCGGTCCGCACCGAGGACCTGGCCCGGGTCGGCGACGAGATCGACTGGATCATGAAGTACCGGCTGATCGAGCGGTACCGCGACAAGCACCAGATGACCATGTCCAACCCGCGGGTCGCCCAGATCGACCTCGCGTACCACGACATCCACCGCCGCCGCGGCCTGTTCTACCTGCTCCAGAACAAGGGCCAGGCCCAGCGGGTCTCCACCGACCTGAAGACCTTCCAGGCCAAGTCGGTGCCCCCGCAGACCACCCGGGCCAGGCTGCGCGGCGACTTCATCCGCCGGGCGCAGGAGCAGCGCCGCGACTTCACCGTCGACTGGGTGCACCTCAAGCTCAACGACCAGGCGCAGCGCACCGTGCTGTGCAAGGACCCGTTCCGCTCGGTGGACGAGCGGGTGGAGAAGCTGATCGCGGGTATGTAG